From a single Apium graveolens cultivar Ventura chromosome 2, ASM990537v1, whole genome shotgun sequence genomic region:
- the LOC141706264 gene encoding uncharacterized protein LOC141706264 translates to MSSGRKKWPRSFKDALLAILISSYFKIFFIDTMALQFMQENPVHKLKFLLNLLVENCLFLILNESRKNLPRDMLVVKLQQLLQIVLTKNLGHSRNNRLVLCGSSRRDQ, encoded by the exons ATGTCTTCTGGGCGGAAAAAGTGGCCGCGCAG CTTCAAAGATGCCCTGCTTGCAATCCTAATTTCCAGCTACTTCAAGATCTTTTTCATCGACACAATG GCTTTGCAGTTTATGCAGGAGAACCCGGTTCATAAATTGAAGTTTCTTTTGAATCTGCTGGTCGAAAATTGCCTATTTCTTATCTTGAACGAATCAAGGAAGAATTTACCAAGAGATATGCTGGTGGTAAAGCTGCAACAGCTGTTGCAGATAGTTTTAACAAAGAATTTGG GCCACAGTAGAAACAACAGATTAGTATTATGTGGATCGTCCAGAAGAGATCAGTAA
- the LOC141700135 gene encoding uncharacterized protein LOC141700135 has protein sequence MIPRGQNEGVDELAKLGSCHEATLLGVMPLDIQRQPNVLEYEVENIGSDFGPTCMTPILAYIKEGSLPDKNNEARRIKYKEANYVIYDGILYRRGFNVPLLKCIDGDEFHYILREVHEGICGNHSEEAEPLATITANKLNEFIYKTIVCRYDIPYKLVSDNGKQFDSKEMREFSEQLGIQKSFSVVCHPQSNGKTEAINKIIKHILNEKLEEKKGTFPEELTQVL, from the exons ATGATTCCGCGCGGGCAGAATGAAGGCGTGGACGAGCTGGCTAAGCTTGGCTCATGCCATGAGGCCACTTTGTTAGGGGTCATGCCCCTTGATATACAAAGGCAGCCTAATGTGCTCGAATATGAGGTGGAAAACATTGGTAGCGACTTCGGCCCCACATGCATGACACCTATCTTAGCTTACAtaaaggaaggatcacttccagATAAAAATAATGAAGCAAGAAGAATAAAGTACAAGGAAGCCAACTATGTGATATATGACGGGATCCTATACAGAAGAGGGTTTAATGTGCCCCTCCTTAAGTGCATAGACGGAGATGAATTCCACTATATCCTAAGGGAGGTGCATGAGGgcatttgtggcaatcactcggaGG AGGCCGAGCCTTTGGCCACCATCACCGCAAATAAGCTCAATGAATTTATATACAAAACCATTGTATGCCGCTATGACATCCCTTACAAGTTGGTATCTGATAACGGGAAGCAGTTCGATAGCAAGGAGATGCGAGAGTTCAGTGAGCAGCTGGGAATTCAAAAGAGTTTTAGTGTAGTTTGTCATCCCCAAAGCAATGGAAAGACGGAGgctattaataaaattattaagcACATCTTGAACGAAAAGCTTGAGGAAAAGAAAGGAACATTTCCAGAGGAGCTCACACAGGTCCTGTGA